One window from the genome of Candidatus Manganitrophaceae bacterium encodes:
- a CDS encoding GNAT family N-acetyltransferase, which translates to MNDQAIHLYEEGCQVRSIESEEELLLAYRLRHQVYCDILGWVPPNPTGLEIDRYDSFATSVGLFSEENALLGLIRLLPSSQPFMLESEFSDLVAPGYRIRKEADTVEITRLTITPFSKGKGLSSRYLSILLKGLYQWSVVNEIRYAYLEVEKRFWRVLQFMGFLSTPIGQGKCLPPLQFCQNILDMKIHCPFADVKDLGDLPAGLPFLHPIEDLPLTV; encoded by the coding sequence ATGAACGATCAAGCGATTCATCTTTATGAAGAGGGCTGTCAGGTCCGGTCCATCGAGTCGGAGGAGGAGCTTTTACTGGCATATCGGTTGAGACATCAGGTCTATTGCGATATCTTGGGTTGGGTCCCGCCGAACCCGACCGGCCTAGAAATCGACCGCTATGACTCTTTTGCAACCTCGGTCGGACTCTTCTCGGAAGAGAATGCCCTTCTGGGATTAATCCGCCTGCTTCCCTCAAGTCAGCCGTTTATGCTGGAGAGTGAGTTCTCCGACCTGGTCGCCCCAGGCTATCGGATTCGAAAGGAGGCGGACACCGTTGAAATCACCCGGCTGACCATCACCCCCTTTTCCAAGGGGAAGGGATTGTCCTCGCGTTACTTGAGCATCCTGCTCAAAGGACTTTATCAATGGTCGGTGGTCAATGAAATACGGTATGCCTACCTCGAAGTCGAGAAGCGCTTTTGGCGCGTGCTTCAATTTATGGGATTTCTCTCGACACCGATCGGACAGGGAAAATGCCTTCCCCCCCTGCAGTTTTGCCAAAATATTCTGGACATGAAAATTCACTGTCCGTTCGCTGATGTGAAGGATCTGGGAGATCTCCCAGCTGGTCTTCCCTTCCTTCATCCAATCGAGGACCTCCCGCTCACGGTGTGA
- a CDS encoding response regulator transcription factor, whose amino-acid sequence MLKKRPLTKRETEIVRLVSGGLRNKDVAKTLGISVKTVETHRVNIMNKLALDNLAQLIRYAVQNGLIHIEVEKAQ is encoded by the coding sequence ATGCTTAAAAAGAGACCGCTGACGAAGCGGGAGACGGAGATCGTTCGCCTTGTCTCAGGCGGCCTGAGAAACAAGGACGTTGCGAAGACGCTTGGAATCAGCGTCAAAACGGTTGAGACACACCGTGTCAACATTATGAACAAGCTCGCACTCGACAATCTGGCACAGCTGATTCGATATGCGGTTCAGAATGGCCTGATCCACATCGAAGTTGAGAAGGCCCAGTAA
- the rplU gene encoding 50S ribosomal protein L21 has translation MHAVMETGGKQYRVTAGDIVQVEKCVGNVGDKIEIQSLLLLQDEQGVSLDREAFKAAKVVAEILQQGRSRKVLVFKKKRRKNYRRTQGHRQAFTRLKVVEILR, from the coding sequence ATGCATGCAGTCATGGAAACAGGCGGCAAACAGTATCGAGTGACCGCGGGCGATATCGTTCAGGTTGAAAAATGTGTCGGCAATGTCGGCGATAAGATTGAAATCCAGTCCCTTTTGCTCCTCCAAGACGAGCAGGGAGTCTCCCTAGACCGTGAAGCGTTTAAAGCAGCGAAGGTCGTGGCTGAGATTCTCCAGCAGGGCCGGAGTCGGAAGGTGCTCGTTTTCAAGAAAAAACGGCGGAAGAACTACCGGCGGACGCAGGGTCATCGCCAGGCCTTCACCCGCTTGAAGGTGGTTGAAATCTTAAGATAG
- the rpmA gene encoding 50S ribosomal protein L27: protein MAHKKGVGSSRNGRDSQSQRLGVKRFGGEQVLAGNILIRQRGTRIHPGLNVGIGSDDTLFAKITGFVKFERVGRDKKRVSVYPTS, encoded by the coding sequence ATGGCACACAAAAAAGGGGTTGGCTCTTCCCGAAACGGCCGTGACAGTCAGTCCCAGCGCTTGGGCGTCAAACGGTTCGGCGGCGAGCAGGTTTTGGCCGGCAACATCTTGATCCGACAGAGGGGAACCCGCATCCATCCCGGACTGAATGTCGGCATCGGCAGCGATGACACCCTCTTCGCTAAGATTACCGGCTTCGTCAAGTTCGAACGGGTTGGAAGAGACAAAAAGCGGGTGAGCGTTTATCCCACCTCGTAA
- the obgE gene encoding GTPase ObgE — MFIDQVKIYVKAGDGGDGCVSFRREKYVPRGGPDGGDGGKGGDIILEASSNLSTLMDLRYQQHYMVKRAEHGSGQNRSGHSSPDLIIPVPVGTLVRNAETDAGIADLTEVGQRVVVARGGRGGRGNSHFKSPTRQAPRIAEPGGKGEEQWLQLELKLLADVGLVGLPNAGKSTLISVVSAARPKIANYPFTTLEPNLGVVTWGGEVRGQTPLHFTIADIPGLIEGAHEGKGLGIRFLKHIERTLLLLHLVDISETGTEDPLHDLEVVRAELAAYHPTLAEKPFMVAATKIDIAGDEARQEQLRRYCKQKKIPFFEISAATGKGIKPLVRTLGNQVELLRKTRTAVPPAAESEP; from the coding sequence GTGTTCATTGATCAGGTCAAAATTTACGTCAAGGCCGGCGACGGGGGCGATGGATGTGTCAGCTTCCGGCGAGAGAAGTATGTCCCACGGGGCGGCCCCGACGGCGGGGATGGGGGAAAAGGAGGCGATATCATTCTGGAGGCCTCCTCCAATCTCTCGACCCTCATGGATCTCCGATACCAGCAACATTATATGGTCAAGCGGGCCGAACATGGCAGCGGGCAGAATCGGAGCGGCCACAGCAGTCCTGATCTCATCATTCCGGTTCCGGTCGGGACGCTTGTACGCAACGCCGAAACCGATGCGGGGATCGCCGATCTGACCGAAGTGGGCCAGCGGGTCGTCGTCGCGCGCGGCGGCCGCGGGGGACGGGGAAACAGTCATTTCAAATCGCCGACCCGCCAGGCCCCCCGCATCGCCGAACCGGGAGGCAAAGGAGAAGAGCAATGGCTGCAGCTCGAGCTGAAGCTCCTCGCCGATGTCGGATTGGTCGGCCTTCCGAATGCCGGCAAATCGACCCTCATCTCGGTCGTCAGCGCCGCCCGACCCAAAATCGCCAACTACCCGTTTACGACATTAGAGCCGAATCTGGGGGTGGTCACTTGGGGGGGAGAGGTCCGCGGTCAGACGCCGCTTCATTTCACGATCGCCGACATCCCTGGTTTAATCGAAGGGGCGCATGAGGGAAAAGGGCTTGGGATCCGCTTTCTGAAGCACATCGAACGAACCCTCCTGCTCCTGCACCTCGTCGACATCTCGGAAACCGGAACGGAAGACCCACTCCATGACCTGGAGGTGGTCCGCGCCGAATTGGCCGCCTACCACCCCACCCTCGCAGAAAAACCGTTTATGGTCGCGGCCACGAAAATCGATATCGCCGGTGACGAAGCGCGCCAGGAACAGCTCCGTCGCTACTGCAAACAGAAGAAGATTCCTTTCTTTGAAATTTCCGCCGCCACCGGGAAAGGGATTAAACCGTTGGTCCGCACGCTTGGCAATCAGGTCGAGCTTTTGAGAAAGACGAGAACAGCCGTTCCCCCGGCGGCCGAATCGGAGCCGTAA
- the proB gene encoding glutamate 5-kinase, whose amino-acid sequence MSSPRRLLQKHRRLVIKIGSSLIASPEKGLREERLSEIAEEVAALRGDGYEIFLVSSGAILCGMEKLGLARRPKTIPLKQAAAAVGQSRLMWAYEKHFEPYRIKVAQVLLTREDIADRKRFINARNTLMTLLEHQVLPIINENDTVTIDEIKLGDNDNLASQVTHLVDASLLIILSDVDGLYTADPRKIPDATLIPLVEEVTPAIERIAGSAGASGTGGMATKVQAAKQVAAYGVTTLIVNGTLRGSMRRAFQGEEIGTLFLPKSVRLSSKKHWIAHSLKIKGEVVLDPGAVEAVLKKGKSLLPSGIREISGKFEVGDAIRCLTPDGKEIAKGLTNYSSSEMMLIKGIHSSQIEKVLGYKSTDEVIHRDNLVILHGV is encoded by the coding sequence ATGTCCTCACCGCGTCGACTCCTTCAGAAACACAGACGGCTGGTAATCAAGATCGGAAGCAGCCTCATCGCCTCGCCCGAAAAGGGGCTTCGCGAGGAGCGGCTCTCCGAAATTGCCGAGGAGGTCGCCGCACTGCGCGGAGACGGATATGAAATCTTCCTCGTCTCCTCAGGCGCGATCCTCTGCGGGATGGAGAAGCTCGGCTTGGCCCGCCGACCCAAAACGATCCCGCTGAAGCAGGCCGCCGCCGCCGTCGGACAGAGCCGGCTGATGTGGGCATATGAAAAACATTTCGAGCCGTATCGAATCAAGGTGGCGCAGGTCCTCCTCACCCGGGAGGATATCGCCGACCGGAAGCGGTTCATCAACGCCCGCAATACCTTAATGACCCTCCTCGAACACCAGGTCTTGCCGATCATCAACGAAAACGACACCGTCACCATCGACGAGATCAAGCTCGGAGACAACGACAATCTCGCCTCTCAGGTCACCCATCTGGTCGATGCCTCTTTATTGATTATTCTCTCCGATGTCGACGGCCTCTACACCGCCGATCCGAGAAAAATACCGGATGCGACACTCATCCCCCTGGTAGAAGAGGTCACGCCGGCGATCGAACGGATCGCCGGTTCGGCCGGCGCCTCTGGGACCGGCGGAATGGCGACCAAGGTCCAAGCGGCGAAACAGGTGGCCGCCTATGGGGTGACCACGTTGATCGTCAATGGGACATTGCGCGGGTCGATGCGGCGCGCCTTTCAAGGAGAAGAGATCGGAACCCTATTCCTCCCAAAGTCGGTTCGTCTCTCTTCCAAAAAACATTGGATCGCCCACTCCCTGAAGATAAAAGGAGAGGTCGTTTTAGATCCCGGGGCGGTCGAGGCGGTCCTGAAAAAGGGAAAGTCGCTCCTCCCTTCCGGAATCCGTGAGATCTCGGGGAAATTCGAGGTCGGCGACGCCATCCGCTGCCTGACGCCGGACGGGAAGGAAATCGCAAAAGGCTTGACGAACTACAGCTCGTCTGAGATGATGCTGATTAAGGGAATCCACTCTTCTCAAATTGAGAAGGTGCTCGGCTATAAATCAACCGATGAGGTGATCCATCGGGATAACCTGGTAATCCTCCACGGGGTTTAG
- a CDS encoding glutamate-5-semialdehyde dehydrogenase — protein sequence MALKDQLRAQATETKKAAGALAKCSTEIKNRALLAMADDLERHADLILAENAKDLAAGKEKGLAGPLLERLALTSKRIGEMAAGLREVAALPDPVGEVLKMIRRPNGIQVGQMRVPIGVIGIIYESRPNVTVDAAALCIKSGNGVLLRGGSEAIHSNTALARQLEEAGRRAGLPPHAITLIETTDRQAIFDLLTFDDLIDLIIPRGGEGLIRTVVEHSKIPVMKHDKGICHTFVDESADLRMAEEICLNAKVQRPSTCNAMETLLVHRKVAATFLPKVAKRFQESVVELRGCPETQALLKERSGLKIVPAEETDWRTEYLDLILSVKVVDSIDAAMEHIVAYGSQHSEAIITQDYGHAMRFLNEVDASAVFVNASTRLNDGYELGLGAEMGISTSRIHARGPMGLEALTCTKFIIFGDGQIRR from the coding sequence ATGGCGCTCAAGGACCAACTCAGGGCCCAGGCGACAGAGACAAAAAAAGCAGCCGGCGCATTGGCCAAGTGCTCCACCGAGATCAAGAACAGAGCGCTCTTGGCGATGGCCGACGATCTGGAACGCCACGCCGATCTGATTCTCGCCGAAAACGCAAAAGACCTCGCCGCCGGAAAGGAAAAAGGGCTGGCTGGCCCCCTGCTGGAACGGCTGGCGCTCACGTCAAAGCGAATCGGTGAAATGGCGGCCGGCCTCCGCGAAGTCGCGGCACTTCCCGATCCGGTCGGAGAGGTCTTGAAGATGATCCGGCGACCGAACGGAATTCAGGTCGGCCAGATGCGGGTTCCGATCGGCGTCATCGGAATCATCTATGAGTCGCGTCCCAATGTCACCGTCGATGCGGCGGCCCTCTGCATTAAATCAGGAAATGGTGTTCTCCTTCGAGGCGGATCGGAAGCAATCCACTCCAACACCGCCCTCGCGCGGCAGTTGGAAGAGGCGGGCCGTCGGGCCGGTCTTCCGCCCCATGCCATTACGCTGATCGAGACGACCGATCGTCAGGCCATCTTCGACCTCCTCACCTTCGACGATTTGATCGATCTGATCATCCCTCGGGGAGGAGAGGGGCTGATCCGAACCGTCGTCGAGCACTCTAAAATTCCGGTCATGAAACATGACAAGGGAATCTGTCATACGTTCGTGGACGAATCGGCCGATCTTCGGATGGCGGAAGAGATCTGTCTCAACGCCAAGGTTCAACGCCCTTCCACCTGTAATGCCATGGAGACCCTCTTGGTCCATCGGAAGGTCGCGGCGACCTTCCTGCCGAAGGTTGCGAAGCGGTTCCAGGAGTCGGTGGTCGAACTGCGCGGCTGTCCGGAGACCCAGGCGCTTCTCAAGGAGCGCTCCGGGCTGAAAATCGTGCCGGCGGAAGAGACCGACTGGCGGACCGAATATCTCGATCTCATCCTCTCTGTGAAGGTCGTCGATTCGATCGACGCCGCGATGGAGCATATTGTTGCTTACGGATCGCAGCACTCCGAGGCGATCATCACCCAAGATTACGGCCATGCGATGCGATTTTTGAATGAAGTCGACGCCTCCGCCGTTTTCGTGAATGCCTCCACCCGTTTAAATGACGGCTACGAACTCGGCCTCGGCGCCGAAATGGGAATCTCGACCAGCCGGATCCATGCCCGCGGCCCGATGGGCCTTGAAGCGCTCACCTGCACAAAATTCATCATCTTCGGGGACGGACAGATTAGGAGATAG
- a CDS encoding nicotinate-nucleotide adenylyltransferase, translating into MRIGLLGGTFNPIHNGHLYIAEAVRKRLQLDRILFIPSGDPPHKKGEELPAAVHRLEMTRLALLGHPDFQTCDIEVTRPGKSYSIDTVSELKRRYPHDSLFFIIGSDAFFELSTWREPERLLSLCDFVVTSRPDHPFSQLPEVGPLLTLDRAPLLDLDRRVEGIVCLPLPSGNSIYFLAIPPSPISASEIRKRLAFGRDVKNLLPDPVASYIIKNKLYDTR; encoded by the coding sequence ATGCGCATCGGTCTTTTGGGCGGCACCTTTAATCCGATCCATAACGGTCATCTGTATATCGCCGAGGCGGTCCGCAAGCGGCTTCAACTCGATCGCATCCTTTTTATCCCCTCCGGAGACCCTCCCCACAAAAAGGGAGAAGAGCTCCCCGCCGCCGTCCACCGCCTGGAGATGACCCGGCTCGCTCTGCTCGGCCACCCCGACTTTCAAACGTGCGATATCGAAGTAACCCGACCCGGCAAGTCGTATTCCATCGATACCGTCTCCGAGCTCAAGCGCCGCTATCCCCATGATTCACTTTTCTTCATTATCGGGAGTGATGCCTTCTTTGAGCTCTCGACTTGGAGGGAGCCGGAGCGGCTTCTATCGCTCTGCGATTTTGTCGTCACCTCCCGCCCGGACCATCCTTTCTCACAGCTTCCGGAGGTCGGTCCCCTCCTCACCCTTGATCGGGCGCCGCTCCTCGACCTCGATCGCCGAGTCGAGGGAATAGTCTGCCTTCCCCTTCCTTCTGGAAACAGCATTTATTTTCTGGCGATCCCCCCCAGCCCGATTTCGGCCAGCGAAATTAGAAAAAGGCTGGCCTTCGGTCGGGATGTGAAAAATCTCTTGCCTGATCCGGTAGCGTCATATATAATTAAAAACAAATTATATGACACTCGGTAG
- the rsfS gene encoding ribosome silencing factor, with the protein MIAEGAQSKHAEEIVIYQVGELTSLADFFIICSAESEPQIRAIVDAVYELLSKKGSKPLGVEGREASQWVLVDYNDVILHIFKKEAREFYNLDRLWGDAPQLPFPSSELEGPQSEKKRKGRVR; encoded by the coding sequence CTGATCGCCGAAGGGGCCCAGTCAAAACATGCTGAGGAAATTGTCATTTATCAAGTCGGCGAATTGACCTCCCTCGCCGACTTTTTTATTATCTGCTCCGCGGAATCCGAACCTCAAATCCGGGCCATCGTTGATGCTGTCTACGAATTGCTGTCGAAAAAGGGGTCCAAGCCGCTCGGGGTCGAAGGCCGAGAGGCCAGCCAGTGGGTCCTGGTCGATTACAACGATGTCATTCTTCATATTTTCAAGAAGGAAGCGCGCGAATTCTACAACCTCGACCGGCTCTGGGGAGACGCTCCCCAGCTCCCCTTTCCTTCTTCCGAATTGGAAGGTCCGCAGAGCGAAAAGAAAAGGAAAGGGAGGGTCAGATAA
- a CDS encoding tetratricopeptide repeat protein — MPFLILIFFAFIGIIGYLAQLNPEKVIFFVTRQTSFEMPVTALILFSTAFGGLLVILSAGIRETRNLFLNWKYARLQKKEAQIETYYTEAVNAFLGKRYRDATLLFQKILALNPNHVSTLLRLGKIHRIEKNFNDAIKLHRRARSLDEQNIEVLLALTRDLEEAQRFEEAIQHLKEILRLDETNIAALVRLRELYIRLQQWEEAHPIQEKIMKLPLSSEAAQKERIAFLGIKYEIGRLFLQRDQHEVARRYFKGGIKLDKGFLPSYIGLGETHLKEGKTELAAALLEKAYDMTGHLILLHRLEDLSIEMGEPERILQVYRRAINKDRHNIALKFYLGKLYYRLEMIDDAFETLAEIDAHVEYFPDLHKILGNIHMRRGEPEAAVEAFKKGLKLKKRVLVPYYCDQCDYHTSEWSGRCGRCGRWNTYQANPLLIDKTNRKALSETPYSTPHPREII; from the coding sequence ATGCCTTTTCTGATCCTCATTTTCTTTGCCTTCATCGGCATCATCGGCTATCTGGCCCAGCTCAACCCTGAAAAGGTCATCTTTTTTGTGACGCGCCAGACCTCCTTCGAAATGCCGGTGACCGCGCTGATTCTCTTCTCCACCGCCTTCGGCGGTCTTCTGGTCATCCTTTCGGCCGGCATCCGTGAGACCCGAAATCTTTTTCTAAACTGGAAATATGCGCGGCTTCAAAAAAAGGAAGCTCAGATTGAGACCTACTATACCGAAGCGGTCAACGCCTTCCTTGGGAAACGCTATCGCGACGCCACCCTGCTCTTCCAAAAAATTTTAGCGCTCAATCCGAACCACGTCAGCACCCTCCTGCGGCTGGGGAAGATCCATCGGATTGAAAAAAACTTCAATGACGCCATCAAGCTCCACCGGCGGGCGCGCAGTCTGGATGAGCAGAATATCGAAGTCCTCCTCGCATTGACACGGGACCTGGAAGAGGCGCAACGGTTCGAGGAGGCGATCCAGCATTTAAAAGAGATCCTCCGCCTCGACGAAACCAATATCGCCGCCCTCGTCCGCCTGCGGGAGCTCTACATTCGGCTGCAGCAGTGGGAAGAGGCGCATCCGATTCAAGAAAAGATCATGAAACTCCCTCTCTCTTCGGAGGCCGCTCAGAAAGAACGGATTGCCTTTCTTGGAATCAAATATGAGATCGGACGTCTCTTTTTACAGCGGGACCAGCATGAGGTGGCCCGGCGCTATTTCAAAGGGGGGATCAAGCTCGACAAAGGATTTTTGCCCTCCTATATCGGTTTGGGAGAAACCCATCTCAAAGAGGGGAAGACCGAATTGGCGGCGGCTCTGCTGGAAAAAGCTTACGACATGACCGGCCACCTGATCCTCCTCCATCGTCTTGAAGATCTCTCCATCGAAATGGGCGAACCGGAACGGATATTACAGGTCTATCGGAGGGCGATCAACAAAGATCGACATAACATCGCCCTCAAATTTTATCTAGGCAAGCTTTATTATCGGCTTGAAATGATCGACGATGCCTTCGAAACGCTGGCCGAAATTGATGCCCACGTCGAATACTTCCCCGATCTTCACAAAATTTTAGGGAACATTCACATGCGGAGAGGGGAGCCGGAAGCGGCGGTCGAAGCCTTTAAAAAGGGACTCAAACTCAAGAAACGGGTGCTCGTTCCCTATTATTGCGATCAGTGCGACTACCATACATCAGAATGGTCGGGTCGGTGTGGACGGTGCGGTCGCTGGAACACGTATCAAGCCAACCCGCTCCTGATCGATAAAACGAATAGAAAAGCGCTGTCGGAAACGCCTTACAGCACCCCCCATCCTCGGGAGATCATCTAA
- a CDS encoding CBS domain-containing protein, with protein MRRVDYMVGGEDFKKMSAAHFMQTDIYYYPKTATGDKVATAITMGGFGSVPIVDQGKKLVGIVSEFDLLKAIMNGRELEKVTAEEIMTPDPIFINEETLSEAVVQLLQEKHLIRVPVVNKNGALVGVVARRDILQGYLKSKESPPPWWF; from the coding sequence ATGAGACGCGTCGACTATATGGTCGGGGGTGAGGATTTTAAGAAGATGTCGGCCGCCCACTTCATGCAGACCGATATTTATTACTACCCGAAGACGGCCACCGGTGACAAGGTCGCGACCGCAATTACAATGGGGGGGTTCGGCAGCGTTCCGATCGTCGATCAGGGGAAGAAGCTGGTTGGAATCGTCAGCGAGTTTGATCTGTTGAAGGCGATCATGAATGGGCGGGAGCTGGAGAAGGTGACGGCGGAGGAGATCATGACGCCCGATCCGATTTTCATCAATGAAGAAACCCTCTCGGAGGCGGTCGTCCAACTCCTTCAAGAAAAACACCTTATTCGGGTTCCGGTCGTCAATAAAAATGGAGCGCTGGTCGGGGTGGTGGCGCGAAGAGATATCCTGCAAGGTTATCTAAAGTCGAAGGAGAGTCCCCCTCCTTGGTGGTTCTAA
- a CDS encoding diguanylate cyclase, with product MSKILVVDDSAYETKRLKVMLQKAGYEVLVAENGMQGIKMARIDHPDLILLDLVLPDISGREVCRCLKMNTEMQSIPIIILTARTEIKDRVAGLDEGANDYVIKPFDDAELGARIAAVLREKALRDQLEKKKAEYEELMRKFERMAITDPVTGLFNRRRFEEMLAQEFERYRRYDTPLACMMIDVDHFKYINDTYGHDIGDLILKETAQTIQSQIRGVDTVARYGGDEFAVLLSQQKGDEAMKAALRILKNVRQLRLKEMKKGERITLSIGIISVPDPDLKEMDQIVQCADLALYKAKKQGRNCIETAMIKEIGQ from the coding sequence ATGTCAAAAATTCTTGTTGTGGATGACAGTGCTTATGAGACCAAACGCTTAAAGGTGATGTTGCAGAAGGCCGGTTATGAGGTCTTGGTGGCGGAAAATGGAATGCAAGGGATTAAAATGGCGCGGATCGATCACCCCGACTTGATCCTCCTCGATCTCGTCCTCCCCGATATTTCGGGCCGCGAGGTCTGTCGCTGTCTGAAGATGAATACCGAAATGCAGTCGATCCCCATCATCATCCTGACCGCCCGAACCGAGATCAAAGACCGAGTTGCCGGCCTGGATGAAGGGGCCAACGATTATGTTATCAAGCCGTTCGACGATGCGGAGCTCGGGGCACGGATCGCCGCCGTTCTCCGTGAAAAGGCGCTCCGGGATCAGCTGGAAAAGAAGAAAGCGGAATATGAAGAGCTGATGCGGAAGTTCGAGCGGATGGCGATCACCGATCCGGTGACCGGTCTCTTTAATCGACGACGCTTCGAGGAGATGCTTGCACAAGAGTTCGAACGCTACAGACGCTACGATACCCCCCTGGCGTGCATGATGATTGATGTCGATCACTTTAAATATATCAATGACACTTACGGTCATGATATCGGTGATCTCATCTTAAAAGAGACGGCCCAGACGATTCAGAGCCAAATCCGCGGCGTCGACACGGTGGCCCGCTACGGCGGCGATGAATTCGCCGTGCTTCTCTCTCAGCAAAAGGGAGACGAGGCGATGAAGGCCGCCTTACGCATTCTCAAGAATGTCCGCCAACTCCGGTTGAAAGAGATGAAAAAAGGGGAGCGGATCACCCTCAGCATCGGCATCATCTCGGTGCCCGATCCCGATTTAAAAGAGATGGACCAAATCGTCCAGTGTGCCGATCTCGCCCTCTACAAGGCAAAAAAGCAAGGAAGGAACTGCATAGAGACGGCCATGATCAAGGAAATCGGTCAATAA